Proteins encoded in a region of the Muntiacus reevesi chromosome 19, mMunRee1.1, whole genome shotgun sequence genome:
- the SMIM8 gene encoding small integral membrane protein 8, translated as MSSAPEPPVFKKDPPKEKDPGNAGLRGVRTTALFRAVNPELFIKPNKPVMAFGLITLSLCMAYIGYLHATQENKKDLYEAFDSEGHSYMRRKTSKWD; from the exons ATGTCTTCAGCACCCGAGCCTCCAGTCTTTAAAAAGGATCCGCCCAAGGAGAAAGACCCGGGAAACGCAGGGCTCAGAGGGGTCCGCACCACAGCCTTATTTCGAGCTGTGAATCCAGAGCTCTTCATTAAACCT aACAAACCTGTAATGGCGTTCGGATTGATAACCCTTTCGCTTTGCATGGCTTATATCGGTTACCTACATGCGACCCAGGAGAATAAGAAGGACCTCTATGAAGCTTTTGATAGTGAGGGACACAGTTACATGAGGAGGAAAACCTCTAAATGGGACTAA